Proteins found in one Drosophila busckii strain San Diego stock center, stock number 13000-0081.31 chromosome 2R, ASM1175060v1, whole genome shotgun sequence genomic segment:
- the LOC108595089 gene encoding glycerol kinase, with protein sequence MNNGRYGRFGALIGVAYVSSTHCRFLIYSTENAEVLAYHELKLRQIVHNAGWLEYDPAEIWKLMQECIETAYKNLVILEINPNDIIAVGIVNQRGTTVLWNKQTGQALHNAIGWSDCRSTSLLKTLLHNVRHNVNYVRYRSGLPLSSCFSALKIQWLLEHVPAVSKAVEQDQCLFGTLDSWLLWNLTGGAEGGVHSTDVTNAHYTSLMNLATQKWDTKLCKFFKLPMDILPRIRSNSEIYGYIMDGSLAGLPIAGVIGEQPSSLLGQLCIKAGQNVCTLDDSCFVLLNTAQQMIESTHGLITGIAHKLGPKTATHFTLEGAISNAGSTVNWLRKGLRIDTEINSNDNVVESLNTYIGENSMISSSCSSSMLNVECGLAAKRSEITFVPAFHGMYAPYWRYDARGILLGLSSQTTAENITQAAYEATGFQIYEVLEAFKHDTPNWDPASLQPVLTFGGEYAENSHLVQFIADIIGWMLERPQTTSPAGLGAMIAAGITMRVVSLQEATRLYAPPTDVFSPTTTKNRRELLYRRWDYAVKKCLQWNNYETYEADVELFAQRERDPTLHIRRSIPGSVFLTTSFALLLVASFLKNNPLT encoded by the exons atgaacAACGGCCGCTATGGTAGATTTGGAGCACTTATAGGCGTTGCATATGTAAGCAGCACCCACTGCCGTTTTCTG ATTTATTCAACAGAAAATGCCGAAGTGCTGGCCTATCATGAGCTGAAGCTGCGACAGATTGTGCATAATGCCGGCTGGCTAGAATACGATCCCGCCGAGATATGGAAACTTATGCAAGAATGCATTGAG ACTGCGTATAAAAACTTGGTGATATTGGAAATCAATCCGAATGACATCATTGCTGTTGGTATTGTTAATCAGCGCGGCACCACAGTGCTCTGGAACAAACAGACGGGTCAAGCTCTGCACAATGCCATCGGCTGGTCCGATTGTCGCAGCACCAGTCTGCTTAAGACACTGCTCCATAATGTCAGGCATAACGTAAACTATGTGCGCTATCGCAGTGGCTTGCCACTGAGCAGTTGCTTTAGCGCGCTTAAGATTCAATGGCTGCTTGAGCATGTGCCAGCAGTGTCCAAAGCCGTAGAGCAGGATCAATGTTTGTTTGGCACGCTAGATTCTTGGCTACTCTGG AATCTAACTGGTGGAGCTGAGGGTGGTGTGCATTCCACAGATGTCACAAATGCACACTACACATCGCTTATGAATTTGGCTACACAGAAGTGGGATACAAAGCTCTGTAAATTCTTTAAACTGCCTATGGATATACTGCCCCGCATTCGTTCCAATTCCGAAATCTATGGCTATATTATGGACGGATCTTTGGCCGGATTACCTATTGCTGGTGTTATAGGAGAGCAGCCATCTTCATTGTTGGGCCAGTTATGTATTAAGGCAGGCCAGAATGTGTGCACACTTGATGACAGCTGCTTTGTGCTGCTGAATACCGCTCAACAAATGATTGAATCAACACATGGACTGATCACGGGCATAGCACACAAACTGGGGCCAAAGACTGCCACGCATTTTACGCTCGAAGGCGCCATTTCCAATGCTGGTTCCACCGTAAATTGGCTACGCAAGGGATTGCGCATCGATACTGAAATCAATTCAAACGATAATGTGGTTGAGTCGCTGAACACGTATATCGGCGAAAATTCCATGATCTCTTCATCTTGTTCCTCAAGCATGCTCAATGTGGAATGCGGACTAGCAGCCAAGCGTTCGGAAATAACATTCGTGCCGGCTTTTCATGGCATGTATGCGCCCTATTGGCGCTACGATGCGCGTGGCATACTGCTGGGGCTTTCTAGTCAGACTACGGCGGAGAATATTACACAAGCCGCCTACGAGGCAACGGGCTTTCAAATATACGAAGTACTGGAGGCGTTCAAGCACGACACACCCAATTGGGATCCGGCTAGCTTACAGCCAGTGCTTACCTTCGGTGGCGAATATGCGGAGAACAGTCATTTGGTGCAGTTTATTGCGGATATAATTGGCTGGATGCTGGAACGACCGCAGACAACATCACCCGCAGGACTGGGAGCCATGATAGCTGCTGGCATTACAATGCGCGTGGTAAGCTTGCAGGAAGCGACGCGCTTGTATGCACCGCCCACAGATGTATTCTCGCccacaacaactaaaaacc gTCGTGAGCTGCTGTATCGTCGCTGGGATTATGCGGTTAAAAAGTGTTTGCAGTGGAATAACTATGAGACCTATGAAGCAGATGTGGAGCTGTTTGCACAACGTGAGCGCGATCCCACTTTACACATACGGCGCTCCATACCTGGCAGCGTGTTTTTGACCACTTCCTTTGCATTGCTGTTGGTGGCCAGTTTTTTGAAGAATAATCCATTGACTTAA